The region GAAGAAGAGGCTATGCTTgcgatccgccataatagaaaagaagaagaggtTTATGTAGTTTTTCCTCGAACCTGGATAACTTTAGCTAGATAAGACGTTGGCTACATTTTATGCGCTATAAGCTAATATTGTAATTCATCAGAGATGGAAATTAGCAGCAGATAAAGCTGGAAGAACATCTGTTCTCCTTTGGTTTCTAACAAATACTTTACGAAATGGCTTCAGGTCTGTCCTGCACATAATATGCCCCTTATTGGCAAACATTATGTTTTCGATAGTTGTAATGCTGGATCGTTTCTTTTGCATTGGGTTgatatttgtcatgttttgttttttttttgcagaggaTGAATTGAATCTCCTGGTCATCGTGGTTGATGTGAATCCCATCTGGTGGGGTCAGCAAGGTCAGCGTGAGCCAGAGGTATCCTCTTTCTTATTTCTGATACCTCAGTCATATTTTCTACTCAGTAGTGATTaggtaaattatttatttacatatggCATGTTAAGATCGAAgcaaaagaaatacatttgaaCTAGAGTTTGAGATCACATAATTCAAAGTTTACCACTAATCTTGTTGTTTACCAGGATTAGTGCTAAACAACACTAATCCTGAAATTAGTCCATTTTCTATTGTCCATTTGaggttttatctttaaaaataaagtaatttatgtCAGCAAACAATCTATgaaaatttatgtttaattctaatattttaaacacaaatatctGCCTGTCTCTGAGAACTGTATccactgtgtttctgttttttaagttcACTTTGTGCAAGTGTCTGGATGCAGTCATGGTGATGGGAAATTCCCATATGGCAATGACAAGGACAAACAGGCTGGCCGTTATCGCTAGTCACTGTCAAGACAGGTAACCACAGTTCACAACATTATAAGAAACTTTTGTTTACCTTCCCTCTGGGATTAATAGTGTAATTGAAATTTGAGCCTGTCCTCCCagctcatccatccatccgtccgtccgtccgtccgtccgtccatccccCCCCAAGCACAGTCTTGTGattccttcagtttttgttgACTAAAAGACCTACATAACTTTATTTTGCATGAATAAATGTCTTTGCAAAAATGATACCAGAATCAGTTAAAATCTGTAttaatattagtaaaaaaagTCTAATTATTGCaactccagttttttttttttcttactggatTGGACATTCTATTTATTCTTCTACATAGCCTTgcttttataatattttattgccatGATTGATCCAGAAATTACATTAAACCTATATTGTgacaatttagttttctttttttgctacagatgtcttttttttagtgtttggaACTAAAATGCTGGATATGTAATGTTTTATACCTTTCATCACTTTTGTCTTTCATCTAGTCACTTCTTGTATCCCAGTAAGACTTGGAAAAGTGGAGACAGTGGTGGGGATGAAATTTCCTCCAGCCGGGATGGAAAATACGAACTTCTAGCTGTCGCCAACAACCTCATTGCTGAAGAGATCAGGAATATTATGGCTAAAAgtgggtaaaaaaacaacaactttggtTTTAATAGCATGTGACTAAAGCTAATGTAAAAGGTACTCAGATTTGGTTGGTTGGTACcttttgtttaatattattttcagCTATTTAATGATTCATTATTAAACATACTGGTGACTGCTGTGTGTCTTCTTCTTACAGCTGAAGTGACGGGGAATTCAACCGACACCCTGTTGGCAGGATCTCTTGCCAAAGCCCTCTGCTGTATCCTTTCAGTGAAATGTCTTTGATAATTCAGTATTCAGGAAATTGGTTCAtctaacaaaaactgaattatttatatGTCATTACAGTCATGAAGTTTTATGACTGACTTCTCTGAGATAACCCTACGTGCAGCTTTGATTTGCTCATTGGGTCAGAAGAAATTAGTTTGTGTGAGCTGTTTTGCTAATTGTCCTTAAGACGTCACCATGCAGATATTCACAGGGTCTCAAAAGAGTTAGAAGGTAAAGTCAGATTAGACTGcctctatttttgtttcattattttcttataTTAGAAACTACAAAGttgcattttacttttttttagttGGACAGGAGATGAAGTCAAGGATATTGGTAAGATCTTATTTAATTCCTcacttggttttgtttttccttatcAGTTCAGCTGTTGGTACTCCCATGCCATTTTGTACCCATGA is a window of Xiphophorus hellerii strain 12219 chromosome 12, Xiphophorus_hellerii-4.1, whole genome shotgun sequence DNA encoding:
- the gtf2h3 gene encoding general transcription factor IIH subunit 3, with amino-acid sequence MASEDELNLLVIVVDVNPIWWGQQGQREPEFTLCKCLDAVMVMGNSHMAMTRTNRLAVIASHCQDSHFLYPSKTWKSGDSGGDEISSSRDGKYELLAVANNLIAEEIRNIMAKTEVTGNSTDTLLAGSLAKALCYIHRVSKELEVGQEMKSRILVIKAADDCALQYMNFMNVIFAAQKQNILIDACVLDSDSGLLQQACDITGGLYLKIPQKVALAQYLLWVFLPDSEQRSQLVLPPPAHVDYRAACFCHRNLIEIGYVCSVCLSIFCNFSPICTTCETAFKIQLPQMVKPKKKKLKQAA